The following is a genomic window from Deltaproteobacteria bacterium.
CGCCAGTGGAATCACGAGCCCGCCTACGTGCTCGAAAACGCCCTGTTCCAGCGGGTGCGCAACTCCGAGGACGCCCAAGAAGGGCCGCGCTCGTACATGGAGCGGCGCAAACCCAACTTCAAGGGACGTTAGCCCGCACCCGCGGGCGGATAGCTTCACCGCCGGGAGCGGGCAACCGAGAAGGGAAGAGGGATGACTGCTCTGAAAGACCAGACCTGCATCGTCGGCATCGGACAGACCCCGTACACGCGCGCTAAGCAGACGGATGGGACCAACCTCACCATTCAACTGAAGGCTTGCGAGGCGGCGATCGCCGACGCCGGTCTGAGCAACAAACAGATCGACGGTATCTTGCCGTTTGCCAGCCTCAACATCGCCGAGGACTTCGCCGTGCATCTGGGCATCCAGGACCTGCGCTATCAGGCGACGTTGCACGTCGGCGGGGCCGCACCCGGAGCTTCCATTGCCACGGCGGCGATGGCGGTCAACGCCGGCGTTTGCACTTACGCGCTGATTCCGGGCGGCTGGTACGGCTATGCCGGCCGGCGGGTGCGCGAAGTGGTGACCGCCGACCCGACCGTGATGTCGGGCGGAGTAACGGCGCGTGACTTCTACTTCCCGTACGGCCTGACCGCGCCGGTGCAGTGGTTCTCGTACATGGCGCGCCTGCACATGGACGAGTTCGGCACCAAGCCGGAGCACTTGGGCGCGGTCGCCGTTGCCTGCCGCAAGCACGCGCAACTCAATCCCGCCGCCCTCATGCGCGGTAAGCCCATGACGATGGAGGATTACCTGGCCTCGCCGCTGATCTCGGATCCGTTCCGGCTGCTGGACTGCTCGCTGGAAGCGGACGGCGCCTGTGCTTTCGTCGTCACCACCGTCGAGCGGGCGTGCGACCTGAAGCGCAAGCCGGTCTACATCACCGGGTTCGCCCAAGGCCAACCGTTCCCGGCCGACGACATCGTGACCCGCGAGCACATGTTCAATCTCGGGCATACCTCGGCCGCGCCGCGCGCGTTTGCCATGGCCGGAATCACCCCCGAGGACATCGACTTCGCCGAGATCTACGATCCCTTCACCTTCCAGGTGATCCAGCAGCTCGAGGAGATGGGCTTCTGCAAACGCGGCGAGGGCGGGCCGTTCGTCACCGGCGGCCGGATCGAACTGGGCGGACAATTGCCGGTCAACACCCACGGTGGTTTACTGTCGGAAGCCCACGTGCTCGGCATGAACCACTTCGTCGAGGCCGTGAAGCAGTTGCGCTGTGACGCGGGCGAACGCCAGGTGAAGAACGCCAAGCTGGGGTTGGTGACCGGTTTCGGTGACTTTGGCGATGGCAGCATCGTCATTCTGAGGAACTGAGGGGGTTGCGATGACACAACAATCCGACACCACCTACGACAAGCCCTTGCCGTTGCTGCAGGGCATGGCGCAGGAGTTCTACAACCACTGCAAGAACGGCGAGCTGCGCTTCCAGCGCTGCAGCCAGTGCGGCAAGTGGCGGCACGTGCCCCGCGCGATGTGCGCGGCGTGCGGTTCGTGGCAGTGGGAGTGGGCCAGGTCGAGCGGCCGCGGTAAGGTTTTCACCTGGACCGTGGTGCGCCGGCCGATGCATCCTGGCTTCAGTAACGATACCCCCTACGCCCCGGTTGTCGTCGAGTTGGCGGAAGGCGTGCGTATGGTGACCTGGCTCGTCGACGTAGCTCCGGACGAGATCAGGAGGGACATGGCGGTCGAAGTGGTGTTCGACGCCGTGACCCCCGAGGTCACTCTGCCGAAATTCAGGAAGGTCAAATCGTGAACTTCGAACTCGACGAGCAGCAGCAGATGCTGCAAACGACGGCGCGGAATTTCCTCGCCGCCGAATGCGACAAGTCGGTGGTCCGACAGATCGAGGCCAGCGACACCGGCCATTCACCGCAACTGTGGCGGCAGATGGCCGCGCTCGGATGGACCGGCATCATCGTTCCCGAGCAGTACGGCGGCGTCGGTTTGGGCCTGCTCGATCTCGCCGTGCTCTTCGAGGAGATCGGCCGCGCCGCCTACGACAGCCCGCTGTTTGGCACCGTCATGGCAACGCTGGCGCTCGTAGCCGGCGGAACGAAAGCACAGCAGCAATCGCTGTTGCCCCAGGTCGCAACGGGGGAGCTGATCCTGACCCTGGCAATCGCCGAGCGCGAGGTGTCCCACGACCTTCGCTTCGTGTCGGTCTCGGCGCAGCCGGGGGGCGATGGTTACGTGTTGCGCGGCACAAAACTGTTTGTCCCTTACGCCACGGTTGCCGGTGAAATACTCGTGGTGGCGAGAACGGCGGGAGCGGCAGGAGACGAAGCCGGGCTTTCCCTCTTCATGGTGAACGCCAAGGCCGCCGGGGTCCGCTGTCGCCCGCTCAAGACGATTGCGCCGGACAAGCAGTTTCAGGTCGATCTCGAGGGCGTACCGGTCGCGGTAGACCGGATCGTGGGTCCGCTGAACGACGGCTTCGCGCTGCTTCAGCCCGTGCTGGCACAGGCTGCCGCGGTTCAGTGTGCCGAGATGGTGGGCAATGCCCAGCACGAGCTGGACATCACCGCGCAGTACACCAAGGAGCGGGTGCAATTCGCTCGCCCGCTCGGCAGCTTCCAAGCGGTGCAACATCACCTGGCGAACATGTTCACCGACGTGCAAGGGGCGCGCTGGAGTTCCTATCAGGCGATTGCTCGCCTGAGCCGCGGCCTGTCCGCCGCGCGCGAGCTTGCCGTCGCCATGGCGTTCACCTGCGACGCCTGCCAGCGCGTCTCCTTCCTAGCCCAGCAACTCCATGGCGGCGTCGGCGTCGATATGGCCTACGACCTACAGTTCTACTATCGGCGCGCGAAAGCCCTGGAGCTACGCTTCGGCGCCAGCCCGGTCCACCTGCAAGCGCTCGAAAGACACGTCGGGCTGTGACGGGGCACCCTACCGGCGAGGTCCGCCTGCACCGGCGCCGGTCGCTCGTGCACGGTAGCTGCGCGCAGGGTCATCGGGCGCCGCGCAGATCCTCGCCGACATAGCGTACACAATGCGCCGCAATTCGCTGGTGCCGAGATGGTGGCGCTCCTAGGTCTTCACTTCCCGGGCCGCTTATCCTCGTAGCGCTGTTCGTAGGCCTTCTGCAGGGCTTTGGCTTCCTCGGGCGTCAGCCCGCGCTGCCAGAGGTGCTCATCCTTGCTCATCAGCGCATCGATCTTGGTCTGCCACTCCTTGCCGCGCCCGTGCCGCGCCGCCAGCTCTTTCACCTCCGGTAAGAACTTGGTGTAGAAGTGTTTGGCCACTTCATACATGCCGTGCCAGTGGGTGTAGTCGGGACCCATCATCGAGGCGCCGTGGCGGGCGCGCCGCCCCTCGTGGTGCCAGAGTTCGTAGAAGGTCCACTGCACCTCTTCACCGAACGGCGATTTCGGGTTGAGCAGGCCCTGCTTGGTCAGCTCGTCGATCATGCTCTTGGCCGGCGCCGCAAACTTCTGGTTATAAAGCGTGACCAGGGAATCGAACTGCTCGTAGAAGTTGTCCACAAAAGTCCGGTTGTGACAGTTGAAGCAGACCGCCTTCATGGCCTCGCGGCGCTCGTTCCAGGTGATCACTTTGGCCACTTGGCGCGGCACGGTCCGGCTGACAAGCCGGTCGTTCTCGACGTGGTACTCGGTGCTATCCACGGTCGCCCCGGCCGCGGGCAGCTCGCGGGTATCGGGATAGTCTTCCTGGGTACCGTCCTCGAAACGCACCAGGTTGAGCTTGGTCGAAATGATCGGCCGCAAGGTCCAACTGATGCGCTCGCCGACGTCGTGGGAATT
Proteins encoded in this region:
- a CDS encoding transporter; this encodes MTALKDQTCIVGIGQTPYTRAKQTDGTNLTIQLKACEAAIADAGLSNKQIDGILPFASLNIAEDFAVHLGIQDLRYQATLHVGGAAPGASIATAAMAVNAGVCTYALIPGGWYGYAGRRVREVVTADPTVMSGGVTARDFYFPYGLTAPVQWFSYMARLHMDEFGTKPEHLGAVAVACRKHAQLNPAALMRGKPMTMEDYLASPLISDPFRLLDCSLEADGACAFVVTTVERACDLKRKPVYITGFAQGQPFPADDIVTREHMFNLGHTSAAPRAFAMAGITPEDIDFAEIYDPFTFQVIQQLEEMGFCKRGEGGPFVTGGRIELGGQLPVNTHGGLLSEAHVLGMNHFVEAVKQLRCDAGERQVKNAKLGLVTGFGDFGDGSIVILRN
- a CDS encoding Zn-ribbon domain-containing OB-fold protein; amino-acid sequence: MTQQSDTTYDKPLPLLQGMAQEFYNHCKNGELRFQRCSQCGKWRHVPRAMCAACGSWQWEWARSSGRGKVFTWTVVRRPMHPGFSNDTPYAPVVVELAEGVRMVTWLVDVAPDEIRRDMAVEVVFDAVTPEVTLPKFRKVKS
- a CDS encoding acyl-CoA/acyl-ACP dehydrogenase; its protein translation is MNFELDEQQQMLQTTARNFLAAECDKSVVRQIEASDTGHSPQLWRQMAALGWTGIIVPEQYGGVGLGLLDLAVLFEEIGRAAYDSPLFGTVMATLALVAGGTKAQQQSLLPQVATGELILTLAIAEREVSHDLRFVSVSAQPGGDGYVLRGTKLFVPYATVAGEILVVARTAGAAGDEAGLSLFMVNAKAAGVRCRPLKTIAPDKQFQVDLEGVPVAVDRIVGPLNDGFALLQPVLAQAAAVQCAEMVGNAQHELDITAQYTKERVQFARPLGSFQAVQHHLANMFTDVQGARWSSYQAIARLSRGLSAARELAVAMAFTCDACQRVSFLAQQLHGGVGVDMAYDLQFYYRRAKALELRFGASPVHLQALERHVGL